Proteins encoded by one window of Pseudomonas tructae:
- the mexE gene encoding multidrug efflux RND transporter periplasmic adaptor subunit MexE: MEQSLKPLRYPLALLAVVVMSACGRAPEAVQAPAATKVSVAKVLEQPINEWDEFTGRLEAPETVEVRPRVSGQIDQVAFTEGAQVKKGDLLFQIDPRPFQAEVRRLEAQLQQARATAIRSENEAQRGERLRSSNAISAELAESRTSAAAEARAGVAAIQAQLDLARLNLSFTRVTAPIGGRVSRAQFTAGNIVSADVTPLTSVVSTDKVYAYFDADERVYLKYTQLARDGQRGQSTPVYLGLSNESGNPHLGQMNFVDNQVNPKTGTIRGRAVFDNTDGQFTPGLYARLKLVGSATYSAVLINDEAVGTDLGKKFVLVMDKDNKAAYRAVELGPKLEGLRIVRNGLSKDDRIVVKGLQRVRPGSPVDPQDTPMASDATIAALAQQRQALEASIQGKAVATPSVKLASASAPRG; the protein is encoded by the coding sequence ATGGAACAGTCACTCAAACCTTTGCGTTACCCCCTTGCTCTATTGGCTGTAGTGGTGATGAGTGCCTGCGGTCGCGCCCCGGAGGCCGTGCAGGCGCCGGCGGCGACCAAGGTCAGCGTGGCCAAGGTGCTGGAACAACCGATCAACGAATGGGACGAGTTCACCGGGCGCCTGGAGGCACCGGAAACCGTCGAGGTGCGTCCGCGGGTCTCTGGGCAGATCGACCAGGTGGCCTTCACCGAAGGCGCCCAGGTGAAAAAAGGCGACCTGCTGTTCCAGATCGACCCGCGTCCGTTCCAGGCTGAGGTCCGCCGCCTCGAAGCCCAACTGCAACAAGCCCGCGCCACCGCTATCCGCAGCGAAAACGAAGCCCAGCGCGGCGAACGCCTGCGCAGCAGCAATGCGATTTCCGCCGAGCTTGCCGAGTCGCGCACCAGCGCCGCCGCCGAAGCCCGTGCCGGCGTCGCCGCGATCCAGGCACAGCTGGACCTGGCGCGCCTGAACCTGAGCTTCACCCGTGTCACCGCGCCCATCGGCGGCCGGGTCAGCCGCGCCCAGTTCACTGCCGGCAACATCGTCAGCGCCGATGTGACGCCGCTGACCAGCGTGGTCTCCACCGACAAGGTCTACGCCTACTTCGACGCCGACGAGCGCGTGTACCTCAAGTACACCCAGCTGGCGCGCGATGGCCAGCGCGGCCAGAGCACCCCGGTGTACCTGGGCCTGTCCAACGAAAGCGGCAACCCGCACCTGGGGCAGATGAACTTCGTCGACAACCAGGTCAACCCCAAGACCGGCACCATCCGTGGCCGGGCGGTGTTCGACAACACTGACGGGCAGTTCACCCCGGGCCTGTATGCGCGCCTGAAACTGGTCGGCAGCGCCACCTATTCAGCGGTGCTGATCAACGACGAAGCGGTCGGTACCGACCTTGGCAAGAAGTTCGTGCTGGTCATGGACAAGGACAACAAGGCCGCCTACCGCGCTGTGGAGCTTGGACCGAAACTCGAAGGCCTGCGCATCGTGCGCAATGGCCTGAGCAAGGACGACCGCATTGTCGTCAAGGGCCTGCAACGGGTGCGCCCGGGCTCGCCGGTCGACCCGCAGGACACGCCAATGGCCAGTGACGCGACCATCGCCGCCCTCGCCCAACAACGTCAGGCACTCGAAGCCAGTATCCAGGGCAAAGCGGTAGCCACCCCCAGCGTAAAACTCGCCAGTGCTTCGGCACCGCGCGGTTAA
- a CDS encoding CopG family ribbon-helix-helix protein: MAERVDEIAERLERSKNWIVKQALYAWLDQEEERSRLTREALADVDAGRVIDHQAVQAWAESLSSETPLPVPH, encoded by the coding sequence CTGGCCGAACGAGTCGATGAAATCGCCGAGCGCCTGGAACGTTCCAAGAACTGGATCGTCAAGCAAGCGCTGTACGCCTGGCTCGACCAGGAAGAGGAGCGTAGCCGCTTGACCCGCGAGGCCCTGGCTGATGTGGATGCTGGCCGTGTGATCGACCATCAGGCCGTCCAGGCCTGGGCTGAGAGCCTGAGCAGCGAAACCCCACTGCCGGTACCGCATTGA
- a CDS encoding type II toxin-antitoxin system RelE/ParE family toxin produces the protein MQLKWTSKALSDLARLYEYLAVVNQPAEAHTVQWLATVPTTLLTNPRLCERLEEFKPRDVRRILVGHYEIRYEIADATIYLLRMWHTREDS, from the coding sequence ATGCAGTTGAAGTGGACGAGCAAGGCGCTGTCCGATCTGGCCCGACTTTACGAGTATTTGGCGGTGGTGAACCAGCCCGCAGAGGCCCACACGGTGCAGTGGCTTGCGACAGTACCGACCACACTGCTGACTAATCCGCGCCTCTGCGAGCGCCTGGAAGAGTTCAAACCGCGTGACGTACGGCGTATTCTGGTCGGGCACTACGAGATTCGTTACGAGATCGCAGACGCCACCATTTACCTGCTGCGCATGTGGCACACCCGCGAAGATAGCTAA
- a CDS encoding di-heme oxidoreductase family protein, which translates to MRAIGMLLGVLLSQSASAAATREAFAQPLPGLDKPQQRERFFHGRSLFRQAWVVAPSRDEAVDGLGPLYNRISCIACHPKNGRGQAPASPHEPLRSMLVRLSLPGRDAQGGPLPHPAYGDQLNESGIPGVAAEGQAHIRWQEQFVTLADGQRVGLRSPQLSFSELAYGPLGDVRTSMRVGSGVFGLGLLEAIDASTLQALVDVPKPDGVRGRVNLVWSVERQRLEPGRFGLKSNQPDLRQQIASALHGDLGITSPLYPEQNCMPLQADCRQAESGGEPELDALQLGDLHFYLAHLAPPPRRDQDNPQVQRGERLFGEAGCAQCHRPRLTTGQHPLYPLLSARPIEPYSDLLLHDMGPGLADGRDDYQANGREWRTPPLWGLGLLERINPGAGYLHDGRARTLEEAVLWHGGEAAVARERFKALVADDRRALRAFLQSL; encoded by the coding sequence ATGCGTGCTATCGGGATGCTGCTCGGCGTGCTGCTGAGTCAGTCCGCCAGCGCCGCCGCCACCCGCGAAGCCTTCGCCCAGCCCTTGCCGGGCCTGGATAAGCCGCAGCAGCGGGAGCGCTTCTTCCATGGCCGCAGCCTGTTCCGCCAGGCCTGGGTGGTGGCGCCCTCGCGGGACGAAGCGGTCGATGGCCTGGGGCCGTTGTACAATCGCATCAGTTGCATTGCCTGCCACCCCAAGAACGGTCGCGGGCAGGCACCTGCCAGCCCACACGAACCGCTGCGCTCGATGCTGGTCCGGCTGTCACTGCCCGGGCGCGATGCCCAGGGCGGGCCGCTGCCGCATCCTGCCTATGGTGATCAGCTCAACGAATCGGGGATTCCCGGTGTGGCGGCTGAAGGCCAGGCACATATTCGTTGGCAAGAGCAGTTTGTGACCTTGGCCGATGGTCAGCGGGTCGGCCTGCGCTCGCCACAGTTGAGCTTCAGCGAACTGGCCTATGGCCCGTTGGGTGACGTACGGACCTCGATGCGGGTCGGCTCGGGGGTGTTCGGCCTGGGCCTGCTCGAAGCCATCGACGCCAGCACCCTGCAAGCACTGGTCGACGTGCCCAAGCCCGATGGCGTCAGGGGCCGCGTCAACCTGGTGTGGAGCGTCGAGCGCCAGCGCCTTGAGCCCGGGCGCTTTGGCCTCAAGTCAAACCAGCCGGACCTGCGTCAGCAGATTGCCAGCGCCCTGCACGGCGACTTGGGCATTACTTCGCCGCTGTATCCCGAACAGAACTGCATGCCATTGCAAGCTGACTGTCGCCAGGCGGAAAGTGGCGGTGAGCCGGAGCTCGATGCCCTGCAGTTGGGCGACCTGCATTTCTACCTGGCGCACCTGGCACCACCGCCGCGACGTGATCAGGACAACCCCCAGGTGCAGCGGGGCGAGCGGCTATTTGGCGAGGCTGGCTGTGCCCAGTGCCACCGCCCACGCCTGACCACGGGCCAGCATCCGCTGTACCCGCTGTTGTCAGCGCGGCCGATCGAGCCCTACAGCGACCTGTTGCTGCATGACATGGGCCCGGGCCTGGCTGATGGCCGTGATGACTACCAGGCCAATGGCCGCGAGTGGCGTACCCCGCCACTGTGGGGCCTGGGGCTGCTCGAACGGATCAATCCGGGGGCCGGATACCTGCATGATGGCCGCGCGCGTACGCTTGAGGAGGCGGTGTTGTGGCATGGGGGGGAAGCGGCCGTGGCGCGGGAGCGTTTCAAGGCGTTGGTCGCCGATGATCGGCGGGCGTTGCGGGCGTTTTTACAGTCGCTGTAA
- a CDS encoding ABC transporter substrate-binding protein: MCHCKAWLLALALGAASVQAAAPQPVVVLTSYPQEMMTRFEEAFERANPQYRLQILWRQGFDALPYLRQADQGGVDVYWAPSPGNFQRLAQGAGWQPLGVDLDGLPERIGGIALRDHDARYQATELAGYGFAINPGELTKLGMPAPQDWPDLLDARLRGRIALPDPARVGFAPVLLDIVLQAYGWDKGWALWSEIAGQSRLVERGGTLVSDEVVSGRSAVGVSIDFFVASAVSNGEAVEFVYPAHGGLNPAHIAITRQARQVEGARSFVRFVLSPEGQTLLADPDIRKLPVRPAVYADLPAAYHDPFAAARHGAYAYADDSSRERLALITCVFDQWLGQPHERLSALWARVHAGEALGRDLAAVRELLSAPPIDEQQAASASLLELFGQRQDQGMLRQPASDQDALGRTEIAWQFHSARQQAQAERLLAAMGL; the protein is encoded by the coding sequence ATGTGCCACTGTAAGGCCTGGCTGCTGGCCCTGGCGCTGGGCGCGGCCAGTGTCCAGGCCGCAGCGCCGCAGCCGGTGGTGGTGCTGACCAGCTACCCGCAAGAGATGATGACGCGCTTCGAAGAGGCTTTCGAGCGCGCCAACCCGCAGTACCGCCTGCAAATCCTCTGGCGCCAGGGCTTCGATGCCCTGCCCTATCTGCGTCAGGCCGATCAGGGCGGCGTCGATGTCTACTGGGCGCCGTCGCCGGGCAACTTCCAGCGTTTGGCCCAGGGCGCCGGCTGGCAGCCGCTGGGTGTCGACCTGGACGGCTTGCCAGAGCGCATTGGCGGCATCGCCCTGCGCGACCACGATGCGCGCTACCAGGCCACGGAGCTTGCCGGTTACGGCTTTGCCATCAATCCGGGTGAATTGACCAAGCTCGGTATGCCTGCCCCGCAAGACTGGCCGGACCTGCTCGATGCCCGCCTGCGCGGGCGCATCGCCCTGCCGGATCCTGCACGGGTCGGCTTTGCCCCGGTACTGCTGGACATCGTCCTGCAGGCCTACGGCTGGGACAAAGGCTGGGCGCTGTGGAGCGAAATCGCCGGCCAGTCACGGCTGGTCGAGCGCGGTGGCACCCTGGTCAGTGACGAGGTGGTCAGCGGCCGCTCGGCGGTGGGTGTGTCGATCGACTTCTTCGTCGCCTCGGCCGTGAGCAACGGCGAAGCAGTCGAATTCGTCTACCCCGCCCATGGCGGGCTTAACCCGGCGCACATCGCCATCACCCGCCAGGCCAGGCAGGTCGAGGGCGCGCGGAGCTTTGTGCGCTTTGTATTGTCACCTGAAGGGCAAACCCTGCTGGCCGACCCGGACATTCGCAAACTGCCGGTACGCCCGGCCGTGTATGCCGATCTGCCAGCGGCCTATCACGACCCCTTTGCCGCCGCCCGCCACGGTGCCTATGCCTACGCCGATGACAGTTCACGCGAGCGCCTGGCGCTGATCACTTGCGTGTTCGATCAGTGGCTTGGCCAGCCCCATGAACGCCTCAGCGCTTTGTGGGCGCGGGTTCACGCAGGTGAAGCCCTGGGCCGTGATCTGGCAGCCGTGCGCGAACTTCTCAGCGCACCGCCCATCGATGAGCAGCAAGCTGCATCAGCCTCGCTGCTGGAACTGTTTGGCCAGCGTCAGGACCAGGGCATGCTGCGCCAGCCGGCCAGCGACCAGGACGCCCTGGGCCGCACGGAAATTGCCTGGCAGTTCCATAGCGCCAGGCAACAGGCGCAAGCCGAGCGCCTGCTGGCGGCCATGGGCCTGTGA
- a CDS encoding TonB-dependent receptor plug domain-containing protein — MTPFAPRPLLLALAALSAQAAMAEQKNTFSLGEIQISAPQDDALATGSSVVELEDMRLHDRETVDKALALAPGVNLAYMGGRAEQVVYVRGFDRLQVPVYIDGIPTYVPYDGNIDLGRFTTYDLSRIEVAKGFASLLYGPNTLGGAINLITRRPAQVFEGEVGGGLELTDHGNLNAHRSYANLGSNQGSWWMQGGVSYVDYDYTMLPDDFEPTNNQQGKGRRENSDKRDAKFSFKLGLTPNDTDEYVLGYVQQQGRKGQPPYAGDLPATGQRKRWWEWPKWDKTSLFLATNTRFGEHGLKTRVYHDTFKNSLESFVYNNSIHGAMQPGFPSKYDDESTGFSVEGDLALSAGNRLGIAYHFKEDVHRSRDGSDPQTHFRDQTQSIALEDTLRLNDIFSVVGGVSYNYRKSLEAENFGTHAASPRIKTLYDEPTGSDDAVNSQLGLFINTGPLLNIDHNGQVRLTVARKSRFATIKDRYSTRFGTVIPSPDLKSERATHYELGYSGAINRQWTLDTALFVSNIEDSIQQVTVTPVTGCAAPCGQYQNIAKARNQGVELGLRGDLGNWELSSSYTYLDRENRSNPALRPIDTPRHNLFASASLNLDAWRHTASMEAASRRYNQSDGSQMSAGYAVYNLKSGYRLSNDVRIEAGVRNLFDRLYEYSEGYPEMGRSYFVQFNVPL, encoded by the coding sequence ATGACGCCGTTCGCCCCCCGTCCCCTGCTGCTCGCCCTGGCTGCCCTCAGCGCCCAGGCCGCAATGGCAGAGCAGAAAAACACCTTCAGCCTCGGTGAGATCCAGATATCGGCCCCGCAAGATGATGCCTTGGCCACCGGCAGCAGCGTCGTCGAGCTCGAAGACATGCGCCTGCATGATCGCGAAACCGTCGACAAGGCTCTGGCCCTGGCCCCCGGGGTGAACCTCGCCTACATGGGCGGGCGCGCCGAGCAAGTGGTGTACGTGCGCGGTTTCGACCGCCTGCAGGTACCGGTGTACATCGACGGCATCCCCACCTACGTGCCCTATGACGGCAATATCGACCTGGGCCGTTTCACCACCTATGACCTGTCACGCATTGAGGTGGCCAAGGGCTTTGCCTCGTTGCTGTACGGCCCCAACACCCTGGGCGGGGCGATAAACCTGATCACCCGGCGACCTGCCCAAGTGTTCGAAGGTGAAGTGGGCGGCGGCCTGGAACTGACCGACCATGGCAACCTCAACGCCCATCGCAGCTATGCCAACCTTGGTTCCAACCAGGGCAGTTGGTGGATGCAGGGCGGTGTGTCCTATGTCGACTACGACTATACGATGCTGCCGGACGACTTCGAGCCAACCAACAATCAGCAAGGCAAGGGCCGCCGCGAAAACAGCGACAAGCGCGATGCCAAGTTCAGCTTCAAGCTCGGATTGACCCCCAACGACACCGACGAATACGTGCTTGGCTATGTCCAGCAGCAAGGCCGCAAGGGCCAGCCACCCTATGCCGGCGACCTGCCTGCCACTGGCCAGCGCAAGCGCTGGTGGGAATGGCCGAAATGGGACAAGACCAGCCTGTTTCTGGCCACCAATACCCGCTTCGGCGAGCACGGCCTGAAGACCCGGGTTTACCACGATACCTTCAAGAACTCGCTGGAAAGCTTCGTCTACAACAACAGCATCCATGGCGCCATGCAGCCTGGCTTTCCGAGCAAGTACGACGATGAGTCCACCGGTTTCTCGGTCGAAGGCGACCTGGCCCTGAGCGCAGGCAACCGCCTGGGCATCGCCTACCACTTCAAGGAAGACGTGCACCGCTCGCGCGATGGCAGCGACCCGCAAACGCACTTTCGCGACCAGACCCAGTCCATCGCCCTGGAAGACACCCTGCGCCTGAACGACATCTTCAGCGTGGTCGGCGGCGTCTCGTACAATTACCGCAAGAGCCTTGAAGCCGAAAACTTCGGCACCCATGCCGCCTCGCCCAGGATCAAGACCCTGTATGACGAGCCCACCGGCAGCGATGATGCAGTCAACAGCCAGTTGGGCCTGTTCATCAACACCGGCCCGCTGCTGAACATCGATCACAATGGCCAGGTGCGCCTGACCGTCGCGCGCAAGAGCCGTTTCGCGACCATCAAGGACCGCTACTCGACCCGCTTTGGCACCGTGATCCCCAGCCCCGACCTCAAGTCCGAACGGGCCACCCACTACGAGCTGGGCTACAGCGGTGCCATCAACCGCCAATGGACCCTCGACACGGCGCTGTTCGTCAGCAACATCGAAGACTCCATCCAGCAGGTCACCGTCACCCCGGTAACCGGTTGCGCGGCGCCGTGCGGCCAGTACCAGAACATTGCCAAGGCACGTAACCAGGGCGTCGAACTGGGCCTGCGCGGTGATCTGGGCAACTGGGAACTCAGCAGCAGCTACACCTACCTGGACCGTGAAAACCGCAGCAACCCCGCGCTGCGCCCGATCGACACACCGCGCCACAACCTGTTCGCCTCGGCCAGCCTGAACCTCGACGCCTGGCGCCATACCGCCAGCATGGAAGCCGCCTCGCGGCGCTACAACCAGTCCGATGGCAGCCAGATGAGCGCAGGCTACGCGGTGTACAACCTCAAGAGCGGCTACCGCTTGAGCAACGACGTGCGCATCGAGGCAGGCGTGCGCAACCTGTTCGATCGCCTTTATGAATACAGCGAGGGGTATCCGGAAATGGGTCGCAGCTACTTTGTACAGTTCAATGTGCCACTGTAA
- a CDS encoding LuxR C-terminal-related transcriptional regulator, with amino-acid sequence MSEHPQPFQDLERLAFQVSPAPQLITGHRRMLDCNQAFVRLFGYPREHLQGHLTLLLYPSHADYQSIGDRSEHWLRNGPGAFYSDERFMQHRNGEVFWARAHGFSLTEEDPFKLMVWHFERLDRQPAPTIQLTPREREISLHIVNGLTCKEVARKLDISHRTVEVHRSRLMKKLQAKNSAELVSKIIFIS; translated from the coding sequence ATGAGCGAACACCCGCAGCCTTTCCAGGATCTCGAACGCCTGGCCTTCCAGGTTTCCCCCGCACCGCAGCTGATTACCGGGCATCGACGGATGCTCGACTGCAACCAGGCCTTCGTCCGCCTGTTTGGCTACCCGCGCGAGCACCTGCAAGGCCACCTGACCCTGCTGTTGTACCCTTCTCACGCCGACTACCAGAGCATCGGCGATCGCAGCGAACACTGGCTGCGCAACGGCCCCGGCGCCTTTTACTCGGACGAGCGCTTCATGCAGCATCGCAATGGCGAGGTGTTCTGGGCCCGGGCCCACGGTTTTTCCCTGACGGAGGAGGATCCGTTCAAACTGATGGTCTGGCATTTCGAGCGCCTGGACCGCCAACCGGCGCCGACCATCCAGCTGACCCCGCGCGAACGGGAGATTTCGCTGCATATCGTCAATGGCCTGACCTGCAAGGAGGTGGCCCGCAAGCTGGACATTTCCCACCGCACCGTGGAAGTCCACCGCTCGCGGCTGATGAAGAAGCTTCAGGCCAAGAACAGCGCCGAGCTGGTGTCGAAGATCATCTTTATCAGTTGA
- a CDS encoding acetyl-CoA acetyltransferase codes for MTHDSVSIVAAAHSPFGRLDGLNLEDLIVKVTREALADAAIDAAEIDALFLGHFNSGLVADGFPASLMLQADPQLRFKPATRCENACASGSAAIQAGINAIRSGAAELVLVVGAEKMTGNSTVEVTRALAGAGYQNALQEAGLSFAQLFGQVAQQYTERYHSPLASMAAIAVKNHANAMANPLAQMHRVMDFEHCNNVSQGNPLIAPPLRLTDCSLISDGAAAIILASPQRARSMQRQVAIRAMTQVNDFLPMSRRDVLAFEGPQRAIQGALREAGVTLGDLSFAEVHDCFTIAELLIYEAMGLAPRGEGHRAIDDGSVRPGGRLPVNLSGGLKAKGHPVGATGVSMHALGFAQLTGKPIGLGVPGAEFGLLFNMGGMAVANYASVLQAIKV; via the coding sequence ATGACTCACGATTCCGTATCCATCGTCGCTGCTGCCCACAGCCCTTTTGGTCGCCTGGATGGCTTGAACCTCGAGGACCTGATCGTCAAGGTAACCCGCGAGGCCCTGGCGGACGCTGCGATCGACGCCGCCGAGATCGACGCACTGTTTCTCGGACACTTCAATTCGGGCCTGGTGGCCGATGGTTTCCCCGCCTCGCTGATGCTCCAGGCTGACCCGCAATTGCGCTTCAAGCCCGCGACCCGCTGCGAGAATGCCTGCGCCTCGGGGTCTGCGGCAATCCAGGCCGGGATCAACGCGATCCGCAGCGGTGCAGCCGAGCTGGTATTGGTGGTCGGCGCGGAAAAAATGACCGGCAACAGCACCGTCGAAGTCACCCGCGCCCTGGCCGGCGCCGGCTACCAGAATGCCCTGCAGGAGGCTGGGCTGAGCTTCGCCCAGCTGTTTGGCCAGGTGGCGCAGCAGTACACCGAACGCTACCACAGCCCATTGGCCTCGATGGCCGCGATCGCGGTGAAGAACCACGCCAATGCCATGGCCAACCCCCTGGCGCAGATGCACCGGGTAATGGATTTCGAACACTGCAACAACGTATCCCAGGGCAACCCGCTGATCGCACCGCCCCTGCGGCTGACCGACTGCTCGCTGATCAGTGACGGTGCGGCGGCGATCATCCTTGCCTCGCCGCAGCGCGCCCGTTCCATGCAGCGCCAGGTGGCGATCCGCGCCATGACCCAGGTGAATGACTTCCTGCCCATGTCGCGCCGCGACGTGCTGGCTTTCGAAGGGCCGCAACGGGCGATCCAGGGCGCTTTGCGCGAGGCCGGGGTGACCCTGGGCGACCTGAGTTTCGCCGAGGTCCACGACTGCTTCACCATCGCCGAACTGCTGATCTACGAAGCCATGGGGCTGGCACCCAGGGGCGAAGGGCACCGGGCCATCGACGACGGAAGCGTGCGCCCGGGCGGACGCTTGCCAGTGAACTTGTCCGGCGGGCTCAAGGCCAAGGGCCATCCGGTGGGTGCCACCGGGGTTTCGATGCATGCCCTGGGGTTCGCCCAACTGACCGGCAAACCCATCGGCCTGGGTGTGCCAGGGGCAGAGTTCGGCTTGCTGTTCAACATGGGCGGCATGGCCGTGGCCAACTACGCAAGCGTCTTGCAAGCAATCAAGGTCTGA
- a CDS encoding class I adenylate-forming enzyme family protein gives MNIAHWLRDAAQRWPRRAALFEGCRQVADYQGFAARARARAVQLRHEHGIVAGERVALLMKNSCAYLELLYAIWWSGAVAVPINSKLHPREAAWIVDNAGARLVYTDDGEVFTGTNLPAGCHELGVPEPTLSGPLADDELLEPHPQADTDLAWLFYTSGTTGRSKGVMLSHGNLVAMSLCYPLDVDPVSADDAVVYAAPMSHGAGLYNFIHVRCGARHVVPVSRGFEPAELFELARELGQVSLFAAPTMVKRLVDQARQQGYDGEGIKTIVYGGGPMYLADLAQALDTFGPRLVQIYGQGECPMTISALSREVIADRSHADWPRIAASVGRAHACIEVRVLDTAGQPLARGEPGQIAVRGATVMQGYWDNPQATGEALVNGWLLTGDIGVLDEQGYLTLTDRCKDVIISGGSNIYPREVEEVLMQHPEVFEVCVVGEADALWGESVVAFVVLRTPHSLDAQGLSQWFLARMASFKKPKKYLFCPELPKNSYGKILKTRLRQWLQDPTEPLSNL, from the coding sequence ATGAACATCGCCCATTGGCTGCGCGATGCAGCGCAGCGCTGGCCGCGACGGGCGGCGCTCTTCGAGGGGTGCCGGCAGGTCGCCGACTACCAGGGCTTCGCTGCCCGGGCCCGGGCCCGCGCCGTGCAGTTGCGCCATGAGCATGGCATCGTGGCGGGCGAGCGGGTGGCCTTGCTGATGAAAAACAGCTGCGCCTATCTCGAGCTGCTCTATGCCATCTGGTGGAGCGGGGCGGTGGCGGTACCGATCAACAGCAAGCTGCACCCACGGGAGGCAGCCTGGATTGTTGACAACGCCGGGGCGCGGTTGGTCTACACCGATGACGGCGAGGTTTTTACCGGGACCAACCTGCCGGCCGGCTGCCACGAACTGGGCGTACCCGAACCGACTTTGTCAGGCCCGTTGGCGGACGACGAACTGCTGGAGCCGCATCCGCAGGCGGACACCGATCTTGCCTGGCTGTTCTACACCTCCGGCACCACCGGGCGCTCCAAGGGCGTGATGCTGTCCCATGGCAACCTGGTCGCCATGTCCTTGTGCTATCCGCTGGACGTCGACCCCGTTAGCGCTGATGACGCAGTGGTCTATGCTGCGCCGATGTCCCATGGCGCGGGCCTCTACAACTTCATCCATGTGCGCTGTGGCGCCCGCCACGTGGTACCGGTGTCCCGAGGATTCGAGCCGGCGGAGCTGTTCGAGCTGGCCCGGGAGCTGGGCCAGGTCAGCCTGTTTGCCGCACCGACCATGGTCAAGCGCCTGGTCGATCAGGCCCGGCAGCAGGGTTATGACGGCGAAGGGATCAAGACCATCGTTTACGGCGGCGGGCCGATGTACCTGGCGGACCTCGCCCAGGCCCTGGACACCTTCGGGCCGCGCCTGGTGCAGATCTACGGCCAGGGTGAATGCCCGATGACCATCAGCGCGCTGTCCCGGGAGGTCATCGCTGACCGCAGTCACGCCGATTGGCCGCGCATCGCCGCTTCGGTCGGGCGTGCCCATGCCTGCATCGAAGTGCGCGTGCTGGATACCGCAGGCCAGCCCCTGGCCCGGGGCGAGCCGGGGCAGATCGCCGTGCGCGGGGCCACGGTGATGCAGGGTTACTGGGATAATCCGCAGGCCACCGGCGAGGCGCTGGTCAATGGCTGGCTGCTCACAGGCGATATTGGCGTGCTGGACGAGCAGGGCTACCTGACCCTGACCGATCGCTGCAAGGATGTGATCATCTCCGGTGGCAGCAACATCTACCCGCGCGAAGTCGAGGAAGTGCTGATGCAGCACCCCGAGGTGTTCGAGGTGTGCGTGGTGGGCGAGGCCGACGCCCTGTGGGGTGAGTCGGTGGTGGCCTTCGTGGTGTTGCGCACACCTCACAGCCTCGATGCCCAGGGGCTCAGTCAGTGGTTCCTGGCGCGCATGGCCTCGTTCAAAAAGCCGAAAAAATACCTGTTCTGCCCCGAGCTGCCGAAGAACAGCTATGGCAAAATCCTCAAGACCCGCTTGCGCCAGTGGTTGCAGGACCCCACGGAGCCTTTGAGCAACCTCTGA